In Chitinispirillum alkaliphilum, a genomic segment contains:
- a CDS encoding putative insecticidal toxin protein yields the protein MQGAENNQNRIDLYGEGIPGIAVRKNGTVYYKPNLGNGKFGPLEVAASFPNLGPEDHVALSDVNGDGWNEFSVQAAGMHGWFKYRDGRWEEFVPYVKRPLIDMESPNQRVIDLTGDGRGDLLITEDRVMRWYPSLGEEGYGESREVFKAVDEREGPALVFSDPTESIYLADMTGDGLTDIVRIRSGEVCYWPNLGFGHFGRKKVMMNSPLLEQYGSAVKQQYIRLGDISGTGTTDLLYFGNGKVEYWCNESGERFGKVQTLPVFPPVDSLSTVALMDLKGTGTLSLVWSSSRPGTGALQLSYVDLLAEKPHLLVSVDNNMGSLTEFSYSSSVQMYLADKAAGRPWLTKLPYPVHVVDSVTVHDLVGDNHHRSRYRYAHGYFDPNEREFNGFGFVETVDSEKIGSGEASVDVTPVITKEWYHTGAYKANKVTAQYKQEYWQGDSESFDLPDSVIEDRESITAQEIVDAVRALKNSLLRQEVFDEESENPYLVTENRGRVKVVQRLGRGEHNEHTVCMVLPEQNITYEYDRTTDPRISQSTVIKTDEYGVVRQEVSLVYPRRNAQFLQQRKGSAVLEINDISHIDTETVFLLQTPIQHLSYELGISPDALQFLTVEALKQKVLECLDNILPFSSVVTPNTARLLTHTQNYYWNEAQSDALSLGQVGSHRLLHHTAHAVFDSEIPERMYGEGVGEEDLEHAGYQFRDGYYWNPGLVQYYLSREEYHLPVATEDPFGARVTVTWDDYLIAPVRTEDALQNSVTAEIDYRHLAPWRLTDPNGNVSEALFDELGMVIATSVYGTEKVDGVERRVGDNSLDDYKRESVVSIDEIIDNPWRFLQTATTFFYYDLHAYVDRNEPVQFVQLARERHVNEVPGAPAKAEESEGGLGIQISLGYSDGFGRELQSKLKVEPGKAWVKQPDGSFVEEEVTERWLVSGRTVYNNKAEPVKQYEPFYAATHTFQSEEFVSTFGVTPVIHYDPILRVVRTDLPDGHFTRVEYAPWEVRSFDQNDNAQGHEHFNTPSVAILDAMGREFRVSQYLKNIDDTTEEDTLTTISTFDIAGNPITVTDPRGNVAFTYSYDMDNQVLRTQNIDAGDDRNLINVMGNPLKSFDSRGHTVTVTYDALHRPLEKHVTGNELDNLVERIVYGEGIADAEALNLRGHVYQTYDEAGYTLIERYTFKGEVPKSRYKLRALDPSDYAKEADWNVDTVEGDYFDTFTYYDALGRVIRQTKPDESVTESVFHQSGLLNKVKVQLKNETEFTEFVTGISHNAKGQRERIDYGNGTHTEYEYDDKTFRLISLKTAKNGNTALLQDIEYEYDPVGNVVEIIDDSFKTVFHAGQEVVPKCTFEYDALYRLTRATGREHRGLNQNTPQHGDEWFNQHLANINDANALANYTRTYSYGKGNNLTRIQHLASDSTRSFTRNIKVDSGSNRAVPDTMTGTILSYFDLNGNCTELEHLAEINWNYRDNISKATIIKRPGGIDDAEYYIYDGGGNRVRKITIANGEKIEKIYLGGVEIRRISTGSSLILERYDHHVMDDTSRIAIVNHWMQDDFLRETDSPSDLNKNKIRYQYGNHLGSASLELNDTGALISYEEYFPYGGTSFTCGTNQKEVKLKEYRYTGKERDEATGLYYYGARYYAAWIGRWLSADPAGPVDGLNLYEYVRGNPVGLLDPDGRESRNYLSFSNEEDPDWLKPDGSFIAAVPSEWEVRFYSAWAEARNLFADDGLLSFECIKRDYERVQGEKRKLEVERQRFWLAQLEARGRITDTWQGSLGLIIAASQDGFRDGCWNYDKWVVRGERYATGINVGLMVVGGVAAAKSSSGNQIKTVPVSNGGVPGKTVPKSVLTAHGRATQSTSPEAITALDQVKSGAQLYRTGTTGFQNTRAPQFWSLKNPAHNPGYAKDMGMPQGTNGGYRFIMGGSYKQGSDIITRSAPGIGSNTGGKMEAVAQPGGVKIDWFYMK from the coding sequence ATGCAAGGCGCAGAAAACAATCAAAACCGTATAGATCTTTACGGTGAAGGGATACCAGGAATAGCTGTCCGTAAGAATGGAACGGTGTACTATAAACCAAATCTTGGTAACGGAAAGTTTGGTCCTCTGGAGGTTGCAGCCTCTTTTCCCAATCTTGGTCCTGAGGATCATGTCGCTCTCTCGGATGTTAACGGAGACGGCTGGAACGAGTTCAGTGTACAGGCAGCAGGGATGCATGGGTGGTTCAAGTACCGTGACGGCAGGTGGGAGGAGTTTGTTCCATATGTTAAAAGACCACTTATCGATATGGAATCACCCAATCAGCGTGTAATCGATCTTACCGGAGACGGGCGCGGGGATCTGCTTATAACGGAGGACCGGGTGATGCGGTGGTATCCTTCACTGGGTGAAGAGGGATACGGGGAGTCGCGTGAGGTGTTCAAGGCGGTTGATGAGCGGGAGGGTCCGGCGCTTGTTTTTTCAGATCCCACAGAGAGTATCTATCTTGCAGATATGACCGGTGACGGGCTGACAGATATTGTCCGTATTCGCAGCGGTGAAGTTTGCTACTGGCCGAACCTGGGTTTTGGTCATTTCGGGCGCAAGAAAGTGATGATGAATTCGCCGCTTCTGGAGCAGTACGGCAGTGCAGTCAAGCAGCAGTACATTCGCCTTGGTGATATCAGCGGCACCGGAACAACCGATCTTCTCTACTTTGGTAACGGCAAAGTAGAGTACTGGTGTAACGAGAGCGGTGAACGGTTTGGGAAGGTACAGACGTTACCGGTATTCCCTCCTGTCGATTCCCTTTCCACCGTTGCACTTATGGATCTCAAGGGCACCGGAACGCTTTCTCTGGTGTGGTCGAGCAGTCGCCCGGGAACGGGAGCGTTGCAGTTATCGTATGTGGATCTGCTTGCAGAAAAACCCCATCTTTTAGTTTCGGTTGACAATAACATGGGCTCACTTACCGAGTTTTCTTATAGTTCATCGGTACAGATGTATCTTGCGGACAAGGCAGCCGGCAGGCCGTGGCTTACAAAGCTTCCTTATCCGGTGCATGTGGTGGATTCGGTGACTGTTCACGATCTTGTGGGCGATAATCATCACCGGAGCAGATACCGGTATGCCCACGGCTATTTTGATCCCAATGAGCGTGAGTTCAATGGATTCGGGTTTGTGGAGACCGTTGACTCGGAAAAAATCGGTAGTGGGGAAGCATCCGTTGATGTAACCCCGGTGATTACCAAAGAGTGGTATCACACCGGCGCGTACAAAGCAAACAAGGTTACCGCTCAGTACAAACAGGAATACTGGCAGGGAGACAGTGAGTCATTTGATCTACCCGATTCAGTGATAGAGGACCGTGAGAGTATTACTGCTCAGGAAATAGTTGATGCGGTTCGTGCTCTTAAAAACTCGTTGCTTCGTCAGGAGGTGTTTGACGAGGAGAGTGAGAATCCTTATCTTGTGACTGAAAACAGGGGCAGGGTGAAAGTGGTTCAGCGCCTCGGTCGTGGTGAGCATAATGAGCACACAGTATGCATGGTGCTTCCGGAACAGAACATAACGTATGAGTATGATCGAACCACCGATCCGCGCATTTCGCAAAGTACGGTTATCAAAACCGATGAGTATGGTGTTGTCCGTCAGGAGGTATCACTTGTCTACCCCCGGCGCAATGCGCAGTTTCTGCAGCAGAGGAAGGGCAGTGCGGTTCTTGAGATAAATGATATTTCCCATATCGATACAGAAACGGTTTTTCTGCTCCAAACCCCGATTCAGCACTTGTCATATGAACTGGGCATATCACCCGATGCATTGCAGTTTCTTACCGTGGAGGCGTTGAAACAGAAGGTTCTGGAGTGTTTAGATAATATTCTGCCGTTCAGTTCTGTGGTAACTCCCAATACTGCACGGCTCCTTACTCATACGCAAAACTATTACTGGAACGAGGCTCAAAGCGATGCACTTTCATTGGGGCAGGTTGGAAGCCACAGGCTTCTTCATCATACGGCTCATGCGGTATTTGATTCAGAAATTCCGGAGAGGATGTATGGCGAAGGGGTTGGGGAAGAGGATCTGGAGCATGCCGGATATCAATTTCGGGATGGGTATTACTGGAATCCCGGTCTTGTTCAGTATTATCTAAGCAGGGAGGAGTATCATCTGCCCGTTGCAACAGAGGATCCTTTTGGTGCGCGGGTTACGGTGACATGGGATGATTACCTTATTGCACCGGTAAGGACCGAGGATGCACTCCAAAACAGTGTCACAGCAGAAATCGACTACCGTCATCTTGCGCCGTGGCGGTTGACCGATCCCAATGGAAATGTTTCGGAGGCTTTATTTGATGAGCTTGGGATGGTGATTGCAACTAGTGTGTATGGGACGGAGAAGGTTGACGGGGTTGAACGTAGAGTGGGGGATAACTCGCTTGATGATTACAAAAGGGAGAGTGTTGTTTCTATTGATGAAATAATCGATAACCCGTGGAGGTTTCTGCAAACTGCCACCACCTTTTTCTATTATGATCTTCATGCATATGTTGATAGAAATGAACCGGTGCAGTTTGTACAGCTTGCACGTGAGCGTCATGTCAATGAGGTTCCGGGTGCGCCTGCGAAAGCTGAGGAGTCCGAAGGTGGACTTGGAATACAAATCAGTCTGGGTTACAGTGACGGGTTTGGGCGGGAGCTGCAAAGTAAATTAAAGGTGGAGCCGGGAAAGGCGTGGGTGAAGCAGCCTGATGGTTCTTTTGTGGAGGAAGAGGTCACTGAGAGGTGGTTGGTGAGTGGCAGAACCGTTTATAACAACAAGGCAGAACCGGTCAAGCAGTATGAGCCTTTCTATGCGGCAACCCATACGTTCCAGAGTGAAGAATTTGTCTCAACCTTTGGAGTTACTCCGGTTATCCATTACGATCCAATACTGCGGGTGGTAAGAACCGATCTTCCGGACGGTCACTTTACCCGTGTGGAATATGCACCGTGGGAGGTAAGGAGTTTTGATCAGAATGACAATGCGCAGGGGCACGAGCATTTTAATACGCCATCGGTGGCTATTCTTGACGCAATGGGACGGGAGTTCAGAGTAAGTCAGTATCTGAAAAATATTGATGATACAACAGAGGAAGACACTCTCACCACCATATCAACCTTTGACATTGCCGGAAATCCTATCACTGTGACCGATCCACGAGGTAATGTTGCGTTTACCTACAGTTACGATATGGATAATCAGGTTCTGAGAACTCAAAATATCGATGCCGGTGATGACAGGAATCTTATTAATGTTATGGGAAATCCCTTAAAGAGTTTTGATTCCAGGGGGCATACGGTAACTGTCACCTACGATGCTCTTCACAGGCCGTTGGAGAAGCATGTTACCGGTAATGAGCTCGACAATCTGGTTGAGCGAATTGTTTACGGTGAAGGAATAGCAGATGCAGAGGCTTTGAACCTTCGTGGGCATGTGTACCAGACCTATGATGAAGCAGGGTATACACTCATTGAGCGATATACTTTCAAGGGCGAGGTGCCTAAATCACGGTATAAGCTCAGAGCACTTGATCCTTCAGACTATGCAAAAGAGGCTGACTGGAATGTTGATACCGTTGAGGGTGATTATTTTGATACATTCACATATTACGATGCCTTGGGAAGAGTTATCCGGCAAACAAAACCTGATGAATCGGTTACCGAATCGGTGTTCCACCAATCCGGCCTTCTCAATAAAGTAAAAGTTCAGCTTAAAAATGAAACTGAATTCACCGAATTTGTAACCGGTATAAGTCACAATGCCAAGGGTCAGCGTGAGCGAATTGATTACGGCAATGGCACTCATACCGAGTATGAATATGATGACAAGACATTCCGGCTTATATCGTTAAAAACAGCAAAGAATGGTAACACAGCGCTTCTTCAGGACATCGAATACGAGTACGATCCTGTGGGGAATGTTGTAGAGATCATAGATGATTCGTTTAAAACAGTTTTTCATGCAGGCCAGGAAGTAGTACCGAAATGCACTTTTGAATATGATGCACTTTATCGATTAACCCGGGCGACCGGTCGCGAGCACAGGGGTTTAAACCAGAACACTCCTCAGCACGGAGATGAGTGGTTTAATCAGCATCTGGCAAATATCAATGATGCTAACGCTCTTGCAAACTACACCAGAACTTACAGTTACGGTAAAGGCAACAATCTCACCCGAATACAGCATTTAGCATCTGATAGTACCCGAAGTTTCACCAGAAACATAAAGGTAGATTCCGGTTCAAACAGAGCTGTTCCTGATACAATGACAGGAACGATCCTATCCTATTTTGATCTTAACGGAAACTGCACAGAACTTGAGCATTTAGCCGAAATTAATTGGAATTACCGTGATAACATCTCCAAAGCAACGATTATAAAACGCCCAGGTGGCATTGATGATGCTGAGTATTATATTTATGATGGTGGCGGTAACAGAGTCAGAAAGATTACTATTGCTAATGGTGAAAAGATAGAGAAAATCTATCTTGGTGGTGTTGAGATCAGGCGTATCAGCACCGGCAGCTCTTTGATATTGGAACGGTACGATCACCATGTGATGGATGATACATCCCGCATCGCTATTGTTAATCACTGGATGCAGGATGACTTCTTGCGAGAGACTGATTCACCGAGTGATTTGAACAAAAACAAGATCCGATACCAGTATGGGAATCATCTTGGAAGTGCATCTCTTGAGCTTAACGATACAGGAGCTTTAATCTCCTATGAAGAGTACTTCCCCTACGGAGGGACTTCTTTTACTTGTGGAACAAACCAGAAAGAAGTCAAACTAAAGGAATACCGGTATACCGGGAAAGAGCGGGATGAAGCGACCGGGTTGTATTATTATGGAGCAAGGTACTATGCGGCCTGGATCGGAAGGTGGCTGAGTGCGGATCCGGCGGGGCCGGTGGATGGGTTGAATTTGTATGAGTATGTGCGGGGGAATCCGGTGGGGTTGTTGGATCCGGATGGGAGGGAGAGTAGGAATTATCTTTCTTTTAGCAATGAGGAAGATCCTGATTGGTTAAAACCAGATGGATCTTTTATAGCCGCAGTGCCAAGTGAATGGGAAGTTAGGTTTTATTCTGCTTGGGCAGAAGCAAGAAATCTCTTTGCTGACGATGGGTTATTATCTTTTGAGTGCATAAAAAGGGATTATGAAAGAGTACAAGGTGAAAAAAGAAAGCTTGAAGTAGAAAGACAGCGATTTTGGTTAGCACAGCTCGAAGCAAGGGGAAGAATTACCGACACATGGCAAGGATCTTTAGGTCTTATTATTGCAGCTTCACAAGATGGTTTCAGAGATGGATGTTGGAATTATGACAAATGGGTTGTTAGAGGTGAAAGATATGCTACAGGTATAAATGTTGGGTTGATGGTTGTAGGCGGTGTTGCTGCTGCAAAGAGTAGTTCGGGTAACCAAATAAAGACTGTTCCTGTGTCAAATGGAGGTGTTCCGGGTAAAACTGTCCCAAAGAGTGTATTAACTGCACATGGAAGAGCAACTCAATCTACGAGTCCAGAAGCAATTACTGCTTTAGATCAAGTTAAAAGTGGTGCTCAACTCTATAGAACGGGAACAACTGGTTTTCAGAATACAAGAGCGCCTCAATTCTGGTCTTTAAAAAATCCTGCCCATAATCCCGGATATGCAAAGGATATGGGAATGCCACAAGGTACAAATGGGGGTTATCGTTTTATTATGGGAGGAAGTTACAAACAAGGTTCTGATATTATCACTCGAAGTGCTCCAGGTATTGGCTCAAACACTGGTGGTAAAATGGAGGCTGTTGCCCAACCTGGAG